Proteins encoded by one window of Misgurnus anguillicaudatus chromosome 4, ASM2758022v2, whole genome shotgun sequence:
- the mtr gene encoding methionine synthase, producing the protein MPPTVQQSSGASVSLYHELQNLLQQRILVLDGGMGTMIQQRNLQEEDFRGQEFKDHPNSLKGNNDILSITQPDVIYSIHKEYLLAGADIIETNTFSSTSIAQGDYGMQDMAYRLNKASAELARKAADDVTAQTGCKRFVAGAVGPTNKTLSVSPSVERPDYRNTSFDELVESYSDQVRGLLDGGVDILLVETIFDTANAKAALFAIDQLFEGSYEPRPIFVSGTIVDKSGRTLSGQTGEAFIISVSHSQPLCIGLNCALGATEMRPFIEAIGKSTGAFVICYPNAGLPNTFGGYDETPAVTASHIKEFAVDGLVNIVGGCCGTTPDHIRAIAESVRHIQPRVPPKDVYSEFMLLSGLEPFRIGPYTNFVNIGERCNVAGSRKFAKLIMAGNYEEALSIAKAQVEMGAQILDINMDDGMLDGPSAMTRFCNLIASEPDIAKVPLCIDSSNFAVIEAGLKCCQGKCIVNSISLKEGEEDFLQRAKLMRRHGAAVVVMAFDEEGQATEIDQKVKICSRAYHLLVNKVGFNPNDIIFDANILTIGTGMDEHNMYAINFMKATRIIKETLPGARVSGGLSNLSFSFRGMEAIREAMHGVFLYHAIKDGMDMGIVNAGSLPVYDDIDKDLLLLCENLIWNRDPDATEKLLLYAQNNAKGGKKVIQTDEWRERSVEERLEYALIKGIEKYVVEDTEEARAQTERYPRPLHVIEGPLMNGMKMVGDLFGAGKMFLPQVIKSARVMKKAVGYLIPFMEKEREEMRSNGESSEDVDPYQGTILLATVKGDVHDIGKNIVGVVLGCNNFRVIDLGVMIPCDRILREAIQNKADIIGLSGLITPSLDEMIHVAKEMERLGLKIPLLIGGATTSKTHTAVKIAPRYSAPAIHVLDASRSVVVCSQLLDKDLQEEYFEEIKEEYDDVRQDHYDSLKDRRFLSLNQAREKRLHIDWSSQPTPVRPQFLGTRVFETYDLRKLMDFIDWKPFFDVWQLRGKYPNRGYPKIFKDKTVGEEARRVYDDALKLLNRLIDSGGFQARGLVGFWPAQSVGDDIHLYSDDVTHPVATLYGLRQQVEKDSASSEPYLCLSDFVAPQGSGVQDYVGLFAVAVFGAEELSQTFERQGDDYSSIMVKALADRLAEAFAEELHVRVRRDLWGYSVEEDLPTADLHRLQYEGIRPAAGYPSQPDHTEKLTVWKLADIQEKTGIGLTESLAMTPAAAVSGLYFSNPRSSYFAVGKITKEQVEDYARRKQMDVSEVEKWLGPILGYDAD; encoded by the exons ATGCCTCCAACCGTACAGCAGAGTTCAG gtgcatcAGTCTCTCTTTATCATGAGCTCCAAAACCTCCTACAACAGAGGATTCTGGTTCTGGATGGTGGAATGGGAACCATGATCCAGCAGAGGAACCTTCAGGAAGAAGATTTCAGAGGTCAAGAGTTCAAAGATCATCCCAACAGTCTGAAAGGCAACAATGACATTCTGAGCATCACTCAGCCTGATGTCATCTACAGCATTCACaag gaATATCTACTGGCTGGTGCTGACATCATTGAGACCAACACCTTCAGCAGCACCAGCATCGCCCAGGGGGATTATGGGATGCAGGACATG gCGTATCGGTTAAACAAAGCATCTGCTGAACTCGCCAGGAAAGCGGCCGATGATGTCACGGCTCAAACAG GTTGTAAGAGGTTTGTGGCAGGAGCTGTCGGTCCCACCAATAAAACACTGTCTGTCTCACCATCAGTGGAAAGACCAGACTACAGAAATACCT cgTTTGATGAGTTGGTAGAGTCGTACTCAGATCAGGTGAGGGGTTTGTTGGATGGAGGTGTTGATATTCTTCTGGTGGAGACCATCTTTGACACAGCTAATGCGAAG GCGGCTTTATTTGCCATTGATCAGCTGTTTGAAGGCTCGTATGAACCTCGACCCATATTT gtCTCTGGGACTATAGTAGATAAAAGCGGTCGTACGCTGTCAGGACAGACGGGTGAAGCTTTCATCATCAGTGTGTCTCACTCTCAACCACTGTG tatTGGGTTAAATTGTGCTCTGGGTGCGACTGAGATGCGTCCTTTCATTgaagcgataggaaagagcaCTGGAGCTTTTGTCATCTGTTACCCAAACGCAG GACTTCCCAACACATTTGGAGGTTATGATGAGACTCCTGCTGTCACAGCTTCTCATATAAAG GAGTTTGCTGTTGATGGTCTTGTGAATATTGTTGGTGGCTGTTGTGGAACGACTCCTGACCACATCCG GGCCATTGCTGAAAGTGTGCGTCACATTCAACCCAGAGTTCCTCCTAAAGACGTCTACAGTGAGTTTATGCTGTTGTCAG GATTAGAGCCCTTCCGGATCGGGCCGTACACAAACTTTGTAAACATCGGCGAGCGTTGTAATGTTGCTGGATCACGCAAGTTTGCTAAACTTATCATGGCTGGAAATTATGAG GAAGCTCTGAGTATCGCTAAAGCTCAGGTTGAGATGGGCGCTCAGATTTTGGACATTAACATGGACGATGGGATGCTGGACGGACCGTCTGCCATGACGCGCTTCTGTAACCTGATCGCCTCTGAACCAGATATCGCTAAG GTGCCCCTGTGTATCGACTCATCAAACTTTGCTGTGATAGAGGCGGGGCTTAAGTGTTGCCAGGGGAAATGCATCGTGAACAGCATCAGTCTCAAAGAGGGCGAGGAAGATTTCCTGCAGCGGGCCAAACTGATGCGTCGTCACGGTGCTGCTGTGGTCGTCATGGCGTTTGATGAGGAGGGACAG GCGACAGAAATCGATCAGAAGGTAAAGATCTGTTCTCGTGCGTATCACCTCCTGGTCAACAAGGTGGGCTTTAATCCCAATGACATCATATTTGACGCCAACATCCTGACTATCGGTACGGGAATGGACGAGCACAACATGTACGCCATCAATTTCATGAAAGCCACCAGAATCATAAAG gAGACTTTGCCAGGTGCTCGGGTCAGTGGAGGTCTCTCTAACCTCTCGTTCTCCTTCAGAGGGATGGAGGCTATCAGAGAGGCGATGCATGGAGTATTTCTGTATCACGCTATCAAG GACGGGATGGACATGGGCATTGTAAATGCTGGCAGTCTGCCTGTATATGATGACATTGATAAAGATCTGCTGCTGCTGTGCGAGAACCTCATCTGGAACCGTGACCCGGACGCCACTGAGAAACTCCTGCTGTATGCACAG AATAATGCTAAAGGTGGGAAGAAAGTGATTCAAACAGATGAGTGGAGAGAGAGGAGTGTGGAGGAGAGACTGGAGTATGCACTTATTAAG GGTATAGAGAAGTATGTGGTGGAGGACACAGAAGAGGCTCGAGCTCAGACCGAACGTTATCCCCGACCGCTGCACGTGATCGAGGGTCCGCTCATGAACGGCATGAAGATGGTGGGAGATCTGTTCGGAGCTGGGAAGATGTTTTTACCTCAG GTGATAAAATCAGCTCGTGTCATGAAGAAGGCTGTTGGCTATCTGATTCCCTTcatggagaaagagagagaggagatGAGGTCCAACGGTGAATCAAGTGAAGATGTG GACCCTTATCAGGGCACAATACTGTTAGCCACAGTGAAGGGAGACGTTCATGATATTGGCAAAAAcattgttggtgttgttttggGATGCAATAACTTCAG GGTCATTGATTTAGGAGTCATGATTCCATGTGACAGAATCCTGCGGGAAGCCATTCAGAATAAAGCAG atATAATTGGTCTGTCTGGTCTCATCACTCCTTCTCTGGATGAAATGATTCATGTCGCCAAGGAAATGGAGCGGCTGGGTTTAAAGATTCCTCTGCTGATTGGTGGAGCTACAACATCAAA GACTCACACTGCTGTAAAAATCGCTCCTCGCTACAGTGCACCTGCTATTCATGTTCTTGATGCGTCCCGTAGTGTTGTAGTG TGCTCTCAGCTGTTGGATAAAGATCTTCAGGAGGAGTACTTTGAGGAGATTAAAGAGGAGTATGATGATGTCAGACAGGATCACTATGACTCTCTGAAG GACAGACGCTTCTTGTCTCTGAATCAGGCCAGAGAGAAACGCCTTCATATCGACTGGTCTTCTCAACCAACACCAG TCCGACCACAGTTCCTGGGCACACGCGTGTTTGAAACGTACGACCTGCGGAAGCTGATGGACTTCATTGACTGGAAGCCATTCTTTGACGTGTGGCAGCTGAGGGGCAAATACCCCAACCGTGGATACCCCAAAATATTCAAAGACAAGACCGTGG GAGAAGAAGCTCGACGTGTGTATGATGATGCTTTGAAGCTGTTGAACCGGTTGATTGACAGCGGGGGTTTTCAGGCCCGCGGGCTGGTGGGGTTCTGGCCTGCACAGAGTGTCGGTGATGACATCCATCTGTACTCTGATGATGTCACACACCCTGTCGCCACATTGTACGGCCTCAGACAGCAG GTGGAGAAGGACTCGGCGAGCTCAGAGCCGTATCTGTGTCTGTCAGATTTTGTCGCTCCTCAGGGCAGCGGTGTGCAGGATTACGTTGGTCTGTTCGCCGTGGCCGTGTTCGGAGCAGAAGAGCTCAGTCAAACGTTCGAGCGGCAGGGAGACGATTACAGCAGCATCATGGTCAAAGCTTTGGCTGACCGATTGGCAGAG GCGTTTGCAGAGGAGCTGCACGTTCGCGTGCGCAGGGATCTGTGGGGTTATAGCGTTGAGGAAGATCTGCCCACTGCTGACCTGCACAGACTCCAGTACGAGGGCATTCGTCCGGCTGCAGGTTACCCC